GACTCATTGGATAAGGATCAAATGAAAACGGTTAATGCCCCTAAATATCTCCTCTGACATaacctgaaaatttaaaattatttttcagtttcaaGACTTTCTGATGTCTTACAACAAACTGTCCGAAATTTGTTTTATGGACTGCATAAGAGACTTCACCACAAGGAAAGTGCATTCGGACGAGGTatacaaatgaataaatttCGTTCTTGCGTCCTCGCtacacttttcaatttttaaggaACGTTGCTCGCTGAATTGTATGGAAAAGTATTTGAAGATGAATCAGAGAATATCACAACGATTTCAAGAGTTTCAAATGATAGCTAATGAGAATGCAATGGCGATGGCCCAGAAAACAGGAAAAATGTAGTGCGACCCAATAAACATCTCAACCGTGATTAAAGTCGCAGTCTTGTCCTTTCTGTCAAAATGCTAATATATAGACAATAACAAATCATGGATTGTGGAATTTAGTGGTTTATTAATCGTCACGAAGAAAATATTTGGTTTAGAATTTGTTGCTGTACATATTGATGGAGATACGAGGACTAGGAAATGTAAATATAAGCTTTCGCTTGAAAGTTAATGCTTGCGAGTACCGTTAACATATGCGGTAATTGGAGTCTTTACGAGGGGCAACACTGAAAGAGTAGTCGAAAGTATATAATTTGAGGAATTTTTTTAACCTTTAGAATAGTGGCCTCGGCGAAAAGTTCCGGGGCAACTTCGCAATTCGAAGAGCAGATGTATTTTAACTTAAATCACATTAGGAGGACTTAGTAGTTCTCTTTTTACCACAGTTCGTACTCAGAAATAGTCAGATGCGGCAAAAACGAAAAGGATCGGATGCCATCCCCTTTGTCGCTGGTAAGAGGTTTTCCATTAATATCTGTTTTCACGCATTAAGAGCAGAGCGGTCCCAACGAACTACATGTGTGATATCCATGAAAGATCATGCAAAAGTGTCATTGTATCTGTTCGACCGCTGACGCGTTGCGGATTAGCCTTGATTTGCCACAATAAATGAAGTGTGGTTAGGGTCCTGTGGCAATATCATCGTACAATCCAAAAGTTACATTACAATAATTATTTGTTGGTAACTAGCTCACGCGACAGACGTATTACAGCACTGCCATTCGCCCATTAACTTCTGGttgctttttttcaaatttcggaGCTATCAGTGTACTTCAGACCATGTCAATTGAAAGTATATGTCGGCAGTGAGTCGAGTCAATTGTGCTGCTTAGTCCATTGATCTAAATGACTGGACTCTTCACAAAAGAGGCGAGTCGATGACATCAAACTGCTTTAATTGATGCGTAAAGCATCAGCACAATAATGACGCTACACATGCCGCTCAGCGGGATGCGAGCCACCTCAATTGGTGAGGTGATGCGACAGGCACGTTTCTGCTTTTCAATTGCAGCAAATATGAGTATCCGCCATCCTATTAagatagtatgctggtcccaagcccaggtaaagaaggagggtttgaggcaccgTACTCTGTGctttcctcagtaaaataaaaataaaatgatgagatcagggaaagagatgaataaagtctagttgaagttattcgactatgctaaatcttacctgatctctcttggtgacagtttGACCGAGAAAATGCATACTatatcgttacaaacatgatgatgggattgagtcataagcctcggagaaagGCTAggccgtccacctcagtcgacgcggcaggacgggccccggtctggttgagaaatgggcaagggttcttgacgcatggacggcgtcaagagTCCAAACAAAAcagatacgtgtctgcacgctaaatgttggtaccctaactggaaagaccgaggaacttgcaagaacccttcggaaaaggcgcattgatatgtgcgctctgcaagaaacccgatggtctggtgccaaaagctgtggcactgaacgcgaacgcggtaaaaatgctataaacttctctattttggtaacttacacactcaatatggtggcattgccatctcagaggattttcgtgatgccatgaaagaagtcgaacgatttgatgatctgtTGATGTTgcacaccattatatcagctgatcgcactattcatttcttcgccgcgtacgcaccacaaacaggtcggcctgatggcgagaaagatgtcttctgacAACTtcgcgatgaaaagacttgtcacgtgcctgctgacgactatattatcattgccggcgatcttaatggttatgtgggtgacaaggcagacggtaaaaagtgccatgggggaaagggattcggagcgcgcaatgagggtggcgagcgtataatcgattttgcgaacacccatgtccttgtacttatgaatacattatttatcaaacgattgtctcatcttcctacattttatagtgggaacagtaaaatgcaaatcgattatattttcataagacgccaacattttactaatgtcactgattgcaaagtctttCCCtacgagaccatcgcacctcaacatcggccattgattgccgtcctatgAATTAaggatctcactcatacgattgccgaccattacgaatgtggaagaatcatggaaccaaatgaaagacacgatccacaaagcggcctctgcaaccgtcGGGGCCACCAAGCCGagaaagcggtacatcaaccgatatgcttggctttggaatgatgatgttgaaatgagggtccgtgaaaagaaacgcctctaccacaaatttctcgacgataaaacccctgctaattggcaaatttataagaatgccaaccgggaagcaaagaaagcggtcgctgtcatccgagcgaaccattacaaaactctttacgataaactggacactcggaatggcgagagagatctgtatcgacttgctaaaagccgtaacgaacgtatacaggatatcgaacacttctgttgcgttaatgagaaGAACGGAATTTTGCTTACTAACCGTCGAGCcgtaacggatagatggcgaaaataccTCGAACAGatgtcaactgaagaatttgctcatcctccacttccacaatcattgccgacatttggaacagttccacctgtcagtgcaactggtgctcagaggtggcggcgaggaagatggggcggcaaccctatcggcaaaaccaaaaccaagtggccgaggagaatctccataatggtggcaccgggagacgctgcaatcactttggtttgccggccgtgattcagtaggcgaatgctcaaaaggcctaatcagggcgatcagacccgagtctgcacggggactcatctgaagtggcaaattggtcacgaaaccttaccaggggtacactggtaccatgggaaccgggaaagcccctgaactctcatacttcgggtgaactcctgttgtatgtgaggacagctcggttatttgcggttggccctcctagtgggagtttcatggtggttgtggttatgctcaagcgagaagagaccttcgggcttcgacgtggtgttgcgtatcaacacgggtgccgtactccatagttcggtagagatttaggtaattcttgcatccaccagtatgaatgctaagccatgcacttggtatagactggtaccgttgttgcttgtctcagggGGGTCTGATTGTCGTCACGAAATCAATCCgggtctgaagaggaccgtaggattaagtctcacgacaggtgcctacgtaaaacaccatgggcttcactatcagtgcaactggtgctcagaggtggggGTGAGGCAGGTgggacggcaaccctgtcggctgaatcaaaaccaagtggccgaggagaacctccatagtggtggcaccggcagACTCTGTATCGCAttagcttgccggccgtgatgcagtaggcgaatgctccaaaggcataatcaggacgatcagacccgagtctgcacggggactcatctgaggtGGCAATTGGTCAAGAaaacttaccaggggtatactggtaccatgggaaccgggatagcccctggaagcacatacagctcggttgtttgcggttggcccccagtgggagcttcatgggggttgtggttgcgttcaagcgaacagagatcttcgggcctcagcgtgatgttgcgtttcaaAACGGgagccgtaccccttagttcggTAGGGATTTAGGTAggtgttgcatccaccagtatgaatgctgagccatgcacatggtatagactggtaccgttgttacttgtcacagcggggctctgattatggtcacaaaatcaatccgtgtcttaagaagactgaCTGACTGTCAGTGCAACTAAAGTCGAGGCAATAAAGTGAATGCaatcgggaaaagcaacaggacctgacgacatggcatctgagctctagaaagcgaagagctgggacccaacactgtggctcagtgaattctttgatcgggttattcaggaaggaagaacatcatctgactggcaagaaagtactactgttccaatatggaaaaaaaaggtagtccagcagaatgttcaaattaccgtccgatccaattactttcccata
The DNA window shown above is from Hermetia illucens chromosome 5, iHerIll2.2.curated.20191125, whole genome shotgun sequence and carries:
- the LOC119656575 gene encoding mitochondrial import inner membrane translocase subunit Tim9 → MTTQVALDSLDKDQMKTFQDFLMSYNKLSEICFMDCIRDFTTRKVHSDEERCSLNCMEKYLKMNQRISQRFQEFQMIANENAMAMAQKTGKM